The DNA sequence GCGCCGTAGTTCATCGGCTTTCTTCTGCAAGTTGGCGATGCGCTGTTCAATCTGGAATAACGTAGCCATAGTGTTCCTGATCCACAGGGGATCGACGTTTTTTACGATGGACTTGTCGCCAGCTACATTGCATTCCGTAACCACCGACGCTAGGCGAACTATATCGTTTTGGTCGAACAAAGAGAAGCAGGCGCCCTTCGGGATTCGATCCAGCCGCCGCTGCACGGGCACTCCGGAAAGCCGCTGCGACTGAACTACGACTGAAAGCTCAGATGGTTGTTCGGCGAGTTCCAATATCGGTGACGTCTGCGCCACGCCGGTCGTCACACTATTCAGAAAAGGCTAGCCTGCTCACTGATCAGGTTCTCGAACGATTCGCCGACAAACGGAAGGATTGCGTCAGCGACCGGTTGCAACTGCCTGACGATGTAGTGTTCATAATCGATCGGCGCAGTCAGTCTTTCGAGTGGCTCGGGGCCGTTGCGAGTGACGAAATATCGGATCCATCCGCCGCTTTGATATTGCAGCGGCCGCTGCTGCTTCTCGTTGAACTCGTCCGCCAGGCGCGCGGCGCGCACTTGCGGAGGAACATGCCGAACGTAGCTGTTCAGGTTCTGCCGTAGCCGCTTGCGATAGATCATCAAGTCGTCGAGCTTACCGGCTCTCGTTTCGCGCACGTACGTCTGCACGAAGTCCCGGTAAGGCTCTCCCTTGAAAATCTTCATGTACAGTTCACGCTGGAAGCGCTGCGCGAGCGGGGTCCAGTCGCTTCTCGCGGTCTCCAGGCCGCGAAAGACCATCGTATCGATGCCTTCCTTCGATCGCGCCAACCCGGCATATCGCTTCTTGCTGCCGAGTTCCGCTCCTCTGATCGTCGGCATGAAAAAGCGTTGGTAGTAAGCATCGAACTCGATTTCCAGGAAGCTTTCGAGCCTGAGCTTTCCGGCGAGATGATGTTCCCACCATCGATTGATCGCCGTCACGAGTCGGCTTGCCACCTCGTCGGCCTGGTCCACCGTGTGCTCACGCTTCAGCCAAACGAAGATCGAGTCGGTGTCGCCGTAAATGACGTCGTAACCCTCCCTCTCGACCAACTCTTTCGTCCTGTGCATGATTTCGTGTCCGCGCAGCGTGACTGAGGACACCAATGGCGGGTTAAAGAATTTGCAATCAGGTGAGCCCAACACTCCGCAGAACGAGTTCATCAGCAGCTTGAGTGCCTGCGAGAGCGGTTCATTCGAGGCGCGCTTTGCCGCATCGCGGCGTTTCCACAACTGATCGACGATGTCCGGCAGGCTGCCTTTCTTTCTTGAGAAAAAGACGCCGCGCATACCGGGCACGACCGCCGCGTTGTCCACCTCGATTTCAGCCTCTACAAGCCCGACCGGGTCGATCAGGAACGTTCGAATGATGGATGCGTACAGGCTCTTGAAGTCGAGCACCAGCACGGAGTCGTAGAGTCCCGGACGTGAATCCATGACGAATCCTCCGGGATACGACGAGCCGCCCGGAATCTGTCCGACGTTGGGAGCGACGTAGCCGTCGCGATGCATACGCGGGAGGTAGTGGTGATTGAACGCGGCGATTGAACCTCCGAAACGATCGGCTTGCAGCCCCGTTACGTTCGCCCGTTCCACAAGAAAGTCCATGAGACCGGTCTTCGCGAATATCCTCGTCACCAACTCGCAGTCTTTGAGGTTGTAGCGCGCGAGCGCGGTCTTGTCTTCGTGAAAGCGCCTTTCGATTTCCTCCATCCGGCCGTAGACATCGGAGACCTCTTTTCCCTCTTGCAGGAGTTGCTGCGCCACGGCCTCCAGAGCGAATGAGGGAAACGTCCACAGCGCAGCCTTGAGCGCCTCGATGCCGTCTATCACCAGGCGCCCTGCCGTGG is a window from the Caballeronia insecticola genome containing:
- a CDS encoding H-NS histone family protein; this translates as MELAEQPSELSVVVQSQRLSGVPVQRRLDRIPKGACFSLFDQNDIVRLASVVTECNVAGDKSIVKNVDPLWIRNTMATLFQIEQRIANLQKKADELRRKQSTSVIQSIKRMMDKHGISVEDLRADMKSSSAGKEPDAIKATRRNSKAAGSSKGKLPPKYRDPKTGATWSGHARPPVWIRDAKDRAKFLIDASSE
- a CDS encoding DNA polymerase II — protein: MERSEPIKGFILTRNWRDTPTGTEIQFWMATEIGPRMVTLTAQRSVAFAPAEFLEQISSASARIPGMVVQSLDLKDFEQRKVVGVYSPQYRALIGLEKDLKEKGIPLYEADIRPPERYLMERFITSSVVIDGGVDNGSVINDCRLRPEGDYRPSLSMVSLDIETSPAGDLYSVALEGCGQRQVFMLGDPTGETSAVDFELHYCKSQREILARLNDWFARFDPDIVIGWNVIQFDLRVLQRHADNLNIPLLLGRGGGKIEWRKHGTKEGYFFAPTAGRLVIDGIEALKAALWTFPSFALEAVAQQLLQEGKEVSDVYGRMEEIERRFHEDKTALARYNLKDCELVTRIFAKTGLMDFLVERANVTGLQADRFGGSIAAFNHHYLPRMHRDGYVAPNVGQIPGGSSYPGGFVMDSRPGLYDSVLVLDFKSLYASIIRTFLIDPVGLVEAEIEVDNAAVVPGMRGVFFSRKKGSLPDIVDQLWKRRDAAKRASNEPLSQALKLLMNSFCGVLGSPDCKFFNPPLVSSVTLRGHEIMHRTKELVEREGYDVIYGDTDSIFVWLKREHTVDQADEVASRLVTAINRWWEHHLAGKLRLESFLEIEFDAYYQRFFMPTIRGAELGSKKRYAGLARSKEGIDTMVFRGLETARSDWTPLAQRFQRELYMKIFKGEPYRDFVQTYVRETRAGKLDDLMIYRKRLRQNLNSYVRHVPPQVRAARLADEFNEKQQRPLQYQSGGWIRYFVTRNGPEPLERLTAPIDYEHYIVRQLQPVADAILPFVGESFENLISEQASLF